The window GTGGATCTACTACACCGCGCTGATCCTCTTGGTCGGGGCGGAGTTCACGCAGGTCTGGGCGCGGCGCTTCGGCTCCCGCATCGTGCCCGACGAGGACGCCGTGCGGGTCGTCGAGACCGAGCGGGTGGTGCGCACGTCGGCCTCGCCGCCGGAGGCCGAGGAGCCCGCCGAACGCGAGGAAGCCACTGCACCGGACGCGGCCCACCCCTACGCCGCGCCGCGCGACCCGCAGCCGCGCTCCGGCTGGAACGAGTAGCGAGCCCCGTACGGTTTCGCCGCTGGTACATTAGGCAGACCGCTTCCGCTTTTGGTGCCGGTTCGGTATGCTATGCCGAACGATTCCGCTTTTGCTCCTCGCGCTATGCCGCCCCGTTTGGCCTAAACACTGGTTATACCTCCCTCGCCGACGTTCCGCCATATGAAGGCCATACTCCCCTTCGTCCTCGTGATCGCGGTCAGCGTGAGCGCTCACGCCCAAGGTCATCGCATCGAGACGGAAACGCGGGAGGTCGATTACTACGCCTCCGTCACCGACCTCGCTGCCGGCCCGATCTTGTGGGACGAAGCACCCACCTCCCCCGATGAAGAAGGGCACCGCTTCCGCGCCGCCGTCGTGACATCGGAGATCTACGATGCCGTCTACATCGAGCGTGTGACGTACGGCATGGAGGGGTGCTGCGTTCGAATCGCCTCAGCCCGACGGCTCGACATGACGGGACTCGCGGATGCGTTCGAGCTGAGAGGGGAGGTGTCCGGCGTCTCAGATCTCCACTGGGCAGAGCCGGACGTGCTGGAGTTCTCGTTGGCCGGGCGGCGTTTTCGAGTAGAGGACCTCGGCTCGACGGAGGTGCTCGTGAGGGAGGTATAACCAGCGCTCGCAGGCCGACCCCAAGCCGCCGAGCTTTGCCAGCCGTTCCGCTCCACGTTAGCTTCTGCCAAACTCACCGCTTCAACCTCGCAGCCTTGGGCGCGCGAGGTGCTACCCGTTCTGCCAGCAGCTTGCCGTATGGACCGGATCCCTATCGTTGCCCTCTGCGGTTTTCTTGGCTCGGGGAAAACGACGCTCCTCCGGCGCTGGCGGCGCGGCGACGCCCTGCGCGACGCGGCGGTGATCGTCCACGACCTCAGCGAGTTCGGTCTCGATGCCGAGTTGCTTGCAGGAGAGGAGTCGACGCCCGTGTCGGGTCGCCTCGCTGGTCGGGTGGCGGCGCTGCATGGAAGCCACGCCCGCGAACTGCTTCACGCCTCCGTGGGGACAGCCCTCGACGATATCGCCGCGCTCGATCCCGCTCCGCCGCTCGTCCTGTGCGAGAGCACGGGCGCCGCCCGGCCGTGGCCGCTGGTCAGGGCACTCACCCAGGACCGGCGTTTCTTCCTGAGGCACTTCATCGTCACCGTCGACGCGCTGAACCTCCACCGCGACTTCGCCGACGGCCGCCTCTTCACCGGCGAAGCCTCGGGCCCTCACGATGCCGCGCTCCGCCGCGCCGCCGACGTGCTCGCCGAGCAGATCGCCTTCGCCAGCGTGATCATCCTCACCAAGATCGACACCGTGCCGAGGCCGGTCGTCGACGCGCAGGTCCGAACCCTGCAGACGCTCCAGCCGCGCGCGGCCGTCGGGCTCTCGGCCCACGCCGGGCTGCTCCTGCCTCAGCTTGAGGGGACCCCGGCGCCGAGGCTCTCGGCCCTGAAAGACCGAGCGAAGCGGCTCGGCCTCACCCTGCGCGCTGCCACCGCCGACTACATCGAGTCCCTCGTCCTCCGCGACCCGCGGCCGTTCCACCCGGAGCGCCTGCACGAAGCCTGCCACGGCAAGCTGAGCACGGGGCTCTACCGCACCAAGGGGTTCCTGTGGCTCGCCTCGCGCCCCGCCGACGTCCTGCTCTGGCAGCAGTCCGGCAGCCAGATCGCGCTTGAGATCACGGGCTCCTGGCGCGCGGAGATCGCCCGAAACCGGGACGGCAAGCTACTTCCTGACGAGGTCGAGCACCTGAGGGCGCAGCTCGAAACCCAGCACCCCGTCTTCGGCGACCGCCACGCGGAGCTTACCCTCATCGGCCTCGAGGCGGCCTGCGCGTCCTTCTACGCTGCCCTGGAGGACGCGCTCTGCACCGACGAAGAAATCGCCGCCTGGCAGAGAGGTGAGTCCTTCCCCGATCCCTGGCCGACATCGGTACGGCGCATCGAGTAAGGCGCAGCCGCGCGATGGATGGAACGAGTAGGGAGCCCCGTACGGCTTCGCCGCTGGCACAGTAGGCAGACCGCTTCCGCTTCTGGTGCCGGTTCGGTATGTTATGGCGAACGATTCCGCTTTTGCTCCTCGCGCTATGCCGATCCGTTCGGCTTAATCAGTGGTTATGCCGAACAAGTGAACGTCCCGAAGATGACAGCGTCTCCCACCGGAATTGTATTAGCAGCTGGTCGCGGCTACCGGCTCGCCCCCGTCACTGACAAATGCCCAAAACCGCTCCTCGAGGTTGGCGGCTACCCTTTAATCGAATATCAGATTCGGCACCTCGCTATGATGGGCGTCCGTGACCTTGTTGTTGTAGTCGGCCACTTAGGTGCGCAAATCGAGGATTACGTCAGAGCCCGCTTCGAGGCAGTTTTCAGGCATATCGACGTAGCTACGCAGGAAGTGCTTGGTATGTCAGAGTATGCACTAGCCATTGGAACTGAGCGGGCGAAATCAGACACTATCATTTGTCTTTGTGGTGATGATCTATTGCCAGTCGGAGCTTTATCATCTTTGGTTGAATGTTTTACACAAGACGTCGCCGCCGTATTTGTCGCCTTGCCAGTTGAAAGTGCCAAAGTATCGCGGGTACAACTATCTGCAAGCGGCCAAGTAACGGGGCCAGGATCTATTCTGGATCCTATCATCACCTATAACTTTACATGCCGACGAGATTTCATTATGAAGTGGTGCGCGACTACGCAAGGAGAGCAGCCGCTAGTAGATTTCGTCCTTTCTAACCATGCTCAGTATGGTATGCAATGTTTTGCAATCGATATCGATATCATAACTATTAATAACATGGCCGATCTACAACAGGCCAGGCATTTAGCAGATTCATTTAAATAGGGTACAGATGCTGTATGTCATTCCTATAGAAAGCTACAATCGTCGCTACTCAGGATTGTGGAACCAGTGGTTTCCAATCCGATTAAGAGAGCTGGGGGTCCCTCATGTCTTTGTTTGGCCACCGCCCGAACTCTCTGTTCCGGAGTTGGGAAATGCAGACGTGCTTGATGTCTTCGCAACACATCGTGTCAAGTCCTCACAACTCGACCACTTGGTACGCTTGCTCAGTGAAAGAAAGATCCGCGATGGCGATGTGCTTCTCTTTCATACCCTTTGGTTTTCAGGGCTTGATTCTCTCCTCTACATAAGGAAAGCGGCCGGGATTGACTTTCGTATCACTGGCGTGCTACACGCGGGTGCGTACGACCCATGGGATTTTCGCACCCGATTGCACATGGACGATTGGGCACGGCCGGTTGAGAAAGGTTGGTTTCTGGGGGTGGACCGTATCTTTGTAGCATCGAACTTCCATAAGAAACTCATTATATCATATGTCGGCATTCCATCGGAGAAGATCTTTGTTACAAGGCTTCCTTTTTATTCGGCTGAGGTCGCTGCAGCGACCTCAGCAGTTAAGAAAG is drawn from Bacteroidota bacterium and contains these coding sequences:
- a CDS encoding GTP-binding protein, coding for MDRIPIVALCGFLGSGKTTLLRRWRRGDALRDAAVIVHDLSEFGLDAELLAGEESTPVSGRLAGRVAALHGSHARELLHASVGTALDDIAALDPAPPLVLCESTGAARPWPLVRALTQDRRFFLRHFIVTVDALNLHRDFADGRLFTGEASGPHDAALRRAADVLAEQIAFASVIILTKIDTVPRPVVDAQVRTLQTLQPRAAVGLSAHAGLLLPQLEGTPAPRLSALKDRAKRLGLTLRAATADYIESLVLRDPRPFHPERLHEACHGKLSTGLYRTKGFLWLASRPADVLLWQQSGSQIALEITGSWRAEIARNRDGKLLPDEVEHLRAQLETQHPVFGDRHAELTLIGLEAACASFYAALEDALCTDEEIAAWQRGESFPDPWPTSVRRIE
- a CDS encoding NTP transferase domain-containing protein: MERVGSPVRLRRWHSRQTASASGAGSVCYGERFRFCSSRYADPFGLISGYAEQVNVPKMTASPTGIVLAAGRGYRLAPVTDKCPKPLLEVGGYPLIEYQIRHLAMMGVRDLVVVVGHLGAQIEDYVRARFEAVFRHIDVATQEVLGMSEYALAIGTERAKSDTIICLCGDDLLPVGALSSLVECFTQDVAAVFVALPVESAKVSRVQLSASGQVTGPGSILDPIITYNFTCRRDFIMKWCATTQGEQPLVDFVLSNHAQYGMQCFAIDIDIITINNMADLQQARHLADSFK